Genomic segment of Panicum virgatum strain AP13 chromosome 2K, P.virgatum_v5, whole genome shotgun sequence:
CCCGTCGGCAGGATCGCCAGGTTCCTCAAGGCCGGCAAGTACGCCGagcgcgtcggcgccggcgcccccgtctatctcgccgccgtcctcgagtACCTCGCCGCTGAGGTAAGAGGGGACTGAATTTCGCGGTTGGAGTCTTCGATTTGGTTTTGAATAGCAGTTAGTACAAAAATTGGGTGCAGGGTTCTCATCTCGTCGATAGTTAGGGTTGGTAGCAAAATTGGGGCGAAATACTCTTCCATTAGATTCCAACAGTTGGGACTTAGGGGAAATGATTCAAATTCGAGCAGCGGGTGTAGTTCGATTGGCTAATTTCAGTCGAATTGGCGAGAATTTTGACTAATTGCTTGGATTTCTTCCCTTCGGACTAGGTTCTCGAGCTGGCCGGGAACGCCGCGAGGGACAACAAGAAGACCCGTATCGTGCCGCGCCACATCCAGCTTGCCGTCCGCAACGACGAGGAGCTCTCGCGCCTGCTGGGCACGGTGACCATCGCGAGCGGGGGTGTGATGCCCAACATCCACAACCTGCTGCtccccaagaagtccggtggCGGCAGCGCCAAGGCtgtggccggcgacgaggactaGATCCCTGACTGCACCGCCCCTCGGGTGGTGGTGCTTCTTGTGGATGCAGCGTATcacttgtgcttgtgtagtagTGTGTTCTAGACTCGCCTAGGTGTTGCCGTCTTGTAGGGAGGTTGTATGTGTGTGCCCTGTACCGATGCTAAACCTAGTTCACTCTTGTGTTCGCTAAGGATTAGTTATTTCTGTATTTGTTGCCATATCTCTATAAAAGATGCATCGTTCCGATGACTTGTTAATCAAATCTGTTGTTTATCCCCAATTTGAGTCGGAATGGATTTTGAATTCTTGATCTGTTAACCTCGAATTGGTGCAGTGCTGTGCAGTAGTGAAACCTACTTGGTGTTCTGACTGCTATTTTGCTATCTCATGTCAATCGGAGACAGTAATTTCAGAAATGTACAACACATCGGCATTTCATACTTGAAGTGGAGGGTTATTTCGTACTCTTATTTCACCAAAATAAAAGTGCATACAGCACTGAGCTGTTGTTGATATTCTAGAAGAGAGGCTGGCTTAACATAAGCTGCTGCTCCCCAAAAAAGGGTTATAGTTGCCACACAAGAAATTTTTTGCAGTTTATATCATGAGTAAACCCTTCCATTATTTGCTCAGGAACAATCAATGTTTTGCTACCTCCCTCTATCTGCAAGAAAAAGAAGCATTTCAGCTCCATCGTAACTTTGGGCTACAAAAGGACTGCCATGTGCGTGTAGAAGGCCTGGACTTCTGATGTTTGACAGATTACAACCAGTCATATAATGCAGCGAAACAGAATTTAAAGTACGATATCTGCAGAAAGAGTCACAACAAAAACTCAATTTCATCTGTGGGAGACGGAATAATGCTGCAGTAAAGTGGGTGCACCTTATCTGGATCTACGAAATTAATGGACTTCTAACTTCACAATTATAGTTCATCTTCTGAGAAAATCCACATCTATGAAAGGTGTGCTTATTGGTAGTTTTTTTTATTAGAGTTCTTCAAAGGATAAGTTCCCTTGCCCATCATGCCTTGCAACAGGATATAAAAGTTTTACATCATCTTACGCCCATGCAAAACAACACCTAGCAAGGCAgcaaatcaaaagaaaaaacagGTCTGAGACCCCAGCAATGATCGATCTTCCCACAACCTAACTATCTATTGTCCACATACATCAGCGAAAGAAACAGCACAAACTGGTGGCAGCTTCAAGCACACCAGGCATCTCCCCAGTCTCACTGCATATCTGTCCATGTACCCATTCACCATCTGCCCAAAGCAGCCCTCCATCGGAGACTGGTCAGCAGCAGCTCGATCTGTCATCAGTCATCAGGAAGCAGCAGCTCTGTCATCACCCATCAGGATCCTCTCTGGTCTTGCCTCCAGCGCGGAGATCGCCTACAAGATGTTTGAGGATGGGAATAACCAGCTGCCACATGTTTGACAAAGCCTCGCCATTGTCCACTACTCCGCTGGCCCAAAAAATGCATCAGAAAAACCACGGCAATTACACTATGTTGCCGCTGGCCCGACACGGCTGCTGAAAGATATAGTGCATTGGTCAAGTGTTACTGTTTGTCCATTGTCAGGCAATGTGATTAGGATCATCAAATCATCATGTAAATTAAAACCTCCACTTTTTTTAACTGAATGCAACATCATGGTAGAATACTTGTTACATTGATGAAATAAATAGAAAGGCAAGTATCATTGTACTAAGACCCAGAAACTACACGATTTATCAATGACATAGCATCGTTTCACTCAATCTGAGAATATAGGAGGAAAAATTATCTCTGAGCTTATCTACTAAGATTATTAATAAGATTGTCTAATAAGGTAACTCCTCTGACAACATTTTATCCATGGGAGAAATTGAATAAGAATATGATAAAGCTAACGAGCTTCGTGAAATTCAGATCTCACCTCACCTTCAACACGAACAAGGCCTATGCTTAGCAGAAGTCAGTCACTGTTCTGAAGGAGCAAATAGTCAAAGACCTACCACTCAAGAGTTAGCGAAAGGGGCAATCAAAGCCCACATCTACAAACACAGTTTGCCCAAGCAGAACTCGCAGCTTCAAAGCATGAGTAACAAAAAGAAATACAACTGTTAACATTATTTACCTCTGTAGTATAGTATGCACATCAATAGCCTGCATGATAAGCGCTTCACTCAAACTGAAAAGCACAAAAACCTATTTTAGCTCATGGCAACACGACATTATCTTTCTCTGTTACCAATGCTATAAAGAAATAGTGACAATTTGAATTCTCTCCTCTATTTATTACAG
This window contains:
- the LOC120690564 gene encoding probable histone H2A.2, with the translated sequence MAGRGKAIGAGAAKKATSRSSKAGLQFPVGRIARFLKAGKYAERVGAGAPVYLAAVLEYLAAEVLELAGNAARDNKKTRIVPRHIQLAVRNDEELSRLLGTVTIASGGVMPNIHNLLLPKKSGGGSAKAVAGDED